Genomic DNA from Methanosarcina sp. MTP4:
AGAAAATTCCTTAGTTGACCTTGAAATCAAGAAATAGCGATGGGAAAAGTAAGTCACCATTTAATGCATTCACCTCGCAACTCCTTAACCCATTTGCTATTTCCTGGATCAAATCCATTTGTGTTCAGTTATTGCAGTGAACTTCTTAATCATGAAAGTGCTGTGTGTACTTCCATTTATTTGAACCTGTTATTCAACAAATTTAATGTCCTCTTTTTCAGCTCTTTTTTCAGCTCTTTTTTCCATATCTCCCTAATTGTTTTTCTCCGAAAAACTGGCTATCAGGACCCCGGAAATAATGAGGAAGCTCCCTATAAGATGGTAATACCCGAATTCCTCATGCAGCACAAAGACCCCTGCAACAACTGCTATAACCGGGCAGAGGTTCATGAACACGGCTGACCTAGAAGCTTCCAGTTCCCCAAGGCTGTAAATGGTCAGGAAAGATGTTCCAACCGAGGTAAAGAGACCCAGATAAAGTATCCCGAAAATGAACTCCGAATTGTACAGCAGGGATAATGTATCTTGAAGTGTCAAATGTTCAAGCCCGAGGGCCAGCAGCAAGAACACGAAAGCCCCGTTTGCCATCATCCCGAAGGTAAGGGTCATGGGATCAAAACTTTTTGAAAGCTTCCGGCCCGTAATTATGTAAAGAGAAGTGGAGACCACGGACAGAAGGGTGAAAACCACGCCTGAGGAATTGAAATCCCCGGCATCTCCATTCATTAAGAAAAGGAATACGATCCCGGCTATGGATATGAAAAAAGATCCTAACTGTTTCGGGGTAAGTTTCTCCCCCAGGAAAAACATCCCGAAGATCCCCACGGATACCGGGATTAAGGCATTAATGAGCCCTGCCTCTGAAGAGGAAATATACAGCAGACCAAGCGCCTGGAAGGAGAAAAAGAGAACCGGTTGAAAAGTGGACAAAACAAGCAGGTCTTTAAGCTGGCTCCTGTTCAGATCAAGCTTTACGTTTATGAATTTCAACTTGAGCAGCAGGGACATAACAATGAAAGAGAGCACGAACCTGAAAGCCAGGGTTGTGAAGGGAGCTGCGAAAGCCAGGGACTGTTTTGTGAATAAGAAGGTGAGGCCGATAAAAACGGCATTAAAAACTGCTGCAAGGTATGCTAACGTTTTTTTCTCCATGGTGCAAATTCAGGATGAAAAAAAGGGTATATAATTTTATTCCAGAATAAGGGAAAAAAGAGGTTGAAAAGGAAAGAGGGATGAAAAGGAAGGAGGCTGA
This window encodes:
- a CDS encoding DMT family transporter, whose translation is MEKKTLAYLAAVFNAVFIGLTFLFTKQSLAFAAPFTTLAFRFVLSFIVMSLLLKLKFINVKLDLNRSQLKDLLVLSTFQPVLFFSFQALGLLYISSSEAGLINALIPVSVGIFGMFFLGEKLTPKQLGSFFISIAGIVFLFLMNGDAGDFNSSGVVFTLLSVVSTSLYIITGRKLSKSFDPMTLTFGMMANGAFVFLLLALGLEHLTLQDTLSLLYNSEFIFGILYLGLFTSVGTSFLTIYSLGELEASRSAVFMNLCPVIAVVAGVFVLHEEFGYYHLIGSFLIISGVLIASFSEKNN